From one Lolium rigidum isolate FL_2022 chromosome 4, APGP_CSIRO_Lrig_0.1, whole genome shotgun sequence genomic stretch:
- the LOC124708948 gene encoding phosphoinositide phospholipase C 2-like translates to MTTYRVCCFRRRFRPASNEPSEAIGDLFQAYASDDSGVLGEEALRRFLREVQGETGDDDMEEAAREVMSFAAEQKLLKKGGGGLTVEGFHRWLSSDANAALHPRRGVQDDMTLPLSHYFIYTGHNSYLTGNQLSSGCSEAPIVKALQDGVRVIELDLWPNSGKDDVEVLHGRTWTSPVELDKCLEAIKEHAFVSSPYPVILTLEDHLTPHLQAKVAKMIKETFGNTLHLTESEAMSEFPSPEDLKGKIIVSTKPPKEYLQTKSSKEEAPNGGAEEEESVWGDEIPDNKALMAVNREVSEQDTKLYVQEEEEMEKTSQQGVNMEYKRLIAISLTRRKHDMDEDLKVDPDKVSRMSLGETAYEKATITHGAEIIKFTQKNLLRIFPRTTRITSSNYNPLMGWRYGAQMVAANMQGHGRKLWLTQGMFRANGGCGYVKKPDFLMNCDKMFDPRSNLPVKTRLKVTVYMGDGWRFDFHKTHFDKFSPPDFYARVGIAGVMADTRMEETKVIMDNWIPTWDHEFVFPLAVPELALLRVEVHESDNHQKDDFGGQTCLPVWELRPGIRSVRLCGRDGEMMRSVKLLMRFEFV, encoded by the exons ATGACGACGTACAGGGTGTGCTGCTTCCGCCGGCGGTTCCGGCCGGCGTCGAACGAGCCGTCGGAGGCGATCGGCGACCTGTTCCAGGCGTACGCCAGCGACGACAGCGGCGTTCTCGGCGAGGAGGCGCTCAGGAGgttcctccgcgaggtgcagggGGAGACCGGCGACGACGACATGGAGGAGGCGGCAAGGGAGGTCATGTCGTTCGCGGCGGAGCAGAAGCTGCTCAAGAAGGGCGGCGGCGGGCTCACCGTCGAGGGCTTCCACCGCTGGCTCTCCAGCGACGCCAACGCCGCCCTCCATCCTCGCCGAGGG GTTCAGGATGACATGACGCTGCCACTGTCGCACTACTTCATCTACACGGGCCACAACTCGTACCTGACGGGGAACCAGCTGAGCAGCGGCTGCAGCGAGGCCCCCATCGTCAAGGCACTACAGGACGGCGTCAGGGTCATCGAGCTCGACCTATGGCCCAACTCCGGCAAGGACGACGTCGAGGTCCTACACGGCAG GACATGGACGTCGCCGGTGGAGCTGGACAAATGCCTGGAGGCCATCAAGGAGCACGCCTTCGTCTCCTCCCCATACCCCGTCATCCTTACCCTCGAAGACCACCTCACTCCCCATCTCCAAGCCAAAGTAGCAAAG ATGATCAAGGAAACATTTGGGAACACACTCCACCTCACGGAGTCTGAGGCGATGTCGGAATTCCCCTCCCCAGAGGACCTCAAGGGCAAGATCATCGTATCGACCAAGCCGCCGAAAGAGTACCTCCAGACCAAGAGCAGCAAGGAGGAGGCACCAAAtggcggcgcggaggaggaggaaagtGTTTGGGGGGATGAAATCCCGGACAACAAGGCCCTCATGGCTGTTAATCGTGAG GTTTCAGAGCAGGATACCAAACTGTACGttcaagaagaggaagagatggAGAAGACATCACAACAAGGGGTTAACATGGAGTACAAGCGCTTGATCGCGATCAGCCTCACCCGGAGGAAGCACGACATGGATGAGGATCTCAAGGTTGATCCCGATAAGGTATCGCGGATGAGCTTGGGCGAAACGGCGTATGAGAAGGCCACCATCACTCATGGAGCTGAAATTATCAA GTTTACACAGAAAAACTTGCTTCGGATTTTCCCTCGGACGACGCGCATTACGTCCTCCAATTACAATCCACTAATGGGCTGGAGATATGGGGCTCAGATGGTTGCAGCAAACATGCAG GGGCATGGAAGGAAACTATGGTTGACTCAAGGGATGTTTCGAGCAAATGGTGGTTGCGGTTACGTGAAAAAGCCCGATTTTCTGATGAACTGCGATAAAATGTTTGACCCAAGATCTAACCTACCAGTCAAGACAAGGCTAAAG GTGACTGTCTACATGGGAGACGGATGGCGATTCGACTTTCACAAGACGCATTTCGACAAGTTCTCGCCACCAGACTTCTACGCAAGG GTGGGTATAGCAGGAGTGATGGCAGACACTAGGATGGAGGAGACGAAGGTGATCATGGACAACTGGATACCGACATGGGACCACGAGTTCGTGTTTCCTTTGGCGGTGCCGGAGCTCGCCCTTCTCCGGGTGGAGGTGCACGAGTCTGACAACCACCAGAAGGATGACTTCGGTGGCCAGACCTGCCTGCCGGTGTGGGAGCTCCGGCCTGGGATTCGCTCTGTCAGGCTATGCGGCCGTGACGGCGAGATGATGCGGTCCGTCAAGCTCCTAATGCGCTTCGAGTTTGTATGA